Proteins from one Haliaeetus albicilla chromosome 28, bHalAlb1.1, whole genome shotgun sequence genomic window:
- the MGAT4C gene encoding alpha-1,3-mannosyl-glycoprotein 4-beta-N-acetylglucosaminyltransferase C, with protein sequence MRHSLKYFDKMRCLRKRSAVSFLGVLVICLLFMNLYIEDGYVLEGDKQLIRETATHQLNPERYVHTFKDLSNFSGSINISYRYLAGTPLPRKRYLTIGLSSVKRKKGNYLLETIKSIFEQSSYEELKEIAVVVQLADFDSAWCEGMVQDISQKFAHHIIAGRLIVIHVPEEYYPVLDGLKRNYNDPEDRVKFRSKQNVDYAFLLNFCANLSDYYVMLEDDVRCSKNFLTAVKKVITSREGSYWVTLEFSKLGYIGKLYHSHDLPRLAHFLLMFYQEMPCDWLLIHFRGLLAQKEVIRFKPSLFQHMGYYSSYKGAENKLKDDDFEEESFDIPDNPPANLHTNMNVFENYEASKAYSSIDEYFWGKAPSTGDFYGIVFEKPIKINKIKVVTGTEDRQNDILHHGALEVGEKIVGSKKGRQCTTYLRLGEFKNGNFEITDVEHKVLFDINCMRILVTKSQKEWLIIRSISVWTSQMPNQ encoded by the exons ATGAGACACagcttgaaatattttgataagaTGAGATGCTTGCGGAAACGATCAGCAGTGTCATTCTTAGGAGTCCTTGTCATTTGCTTGCTGTTCATGAACTTGTACATTGAAGATGGGTATGTTTTG GAAGGGGACAAGCAATTAATCAGAGAAACAGCCACGCACCAGCTCAACCCAGAGCGCTATGTTCACACttttaaagatttgtctaattTCTCAGGATCTATAAACATTTCCTATCGCTACCTAGCTGGCACGCCTTTGCCAAGGAAAA GGTATCTTACAATTGGGCTATCCTCTGTGAAACGGAAAAAGGGAAACTACTTGCTCGAGACCATCAAGTCCATATTTGAGCAGTCAAGTTATGAGGAACTCAAAGAAATCGCAGTGGTAGTGCAGCTGGCAGATTTTGACTCAGCCTGGTGTGAAGGGATGGTCCAGGATATTTCACAAAAATTTGCACATCACATAATTGCGGGCAGATTAATAGTTATTCACGTCCCTGAAGAATATTATCCTGTACTGGATGGCCTCAAGAGAAATTACAATGACCCAGAGGACCGTGTGAAGTTTCGATCCAAACAAAATGTAGATTATGCTTTCCTTCTTAACTTCTGTGCTAATCTTTCTGACTACTATGTGATGTTAGAAGATGACGTTCGCTGCTCAAAGAATTTTTTGACTGCTGTTAAGAAAGTAATTACCTCACGAGAAGGATCCTACTGGGTGACTTTGGAATTCTCCAAACTGGGGTACATTGGAAAGCTTTACCATTCCCATGACCTCCCACGCCTGGCCCATTTTTTGTTGATGTTCTACCAAGAAATGCCTTGCGATTGGCTGCTCATCCACTTTCGTGGGCTGTTAGCTCAGAAGGAAGTGATACGTTTTAAGCCATCTCTTTTCCAGCACATGGGATACTACTCGTCTTACAAAGGAGCTGAAAACAAGCTAAAGGATGATGATTTTGAAGAGGAATCTTTTGATATCCCTGACAACCCACCTGCAAACTTGCACACCAACATGAATGTATTTGAAAACTATGAGGCAAGCAAGGCTTACAGCAGCATTGATGAGTACTTCTGGGGCAAAGCTCCTTCTACAGGAGACTTCTATGGGATTGTATTTGAAAAGCccattaaaatcaataaaattaaAGTTGTCACTGGAACTGAAGACCGgcaaaatgacattttgcatCATGGGGCCCTGGAAGTAGGAGAAAAGATCGTAGGGAGTAAAAAAGGGAGACAGTGTACTACTTACTTGAGACTAGGGGAATTCAAAAATGGGAATTTTGAAATAACAGATGTAGAGCACAAAGTTCTGTTTGATATTAACTGCATGAGAATACTTGTTACCAAAAGTCAAAAAGAATGGCTGATCATTAGGAGCATTAGCGTCTGGACTTCTCAAATGCCAAATCAATAA